The Cylindrospermopsis curvispora GIHE-G1 genome contains a region encoding:
- the moaA gene encoding GTP 3',8-cyclase MoaA — MNHINYLRISLIDRCNFRCVYCMPDDTELNYILKKQLLTNDELLTLIKDVFIPVGFNRFRLTGGEPLLRPGVVDLVNKIAHLPQTQDLSMTTNGFLLAPLAQDLYNAGLTRINISLDSLNPNTFNLIIGHHRPQGWEQVWHGIQSADKVGFNPLKLNVVVIPGVNDHEIPSLAALTLDNNWHVRFIEFMPIGNNTLFSDRGWISSAQLRDQIRQRWGLTESQVHGNGPADVFQIPGAKGTLGFISQMSECFCDRCNRVRLSADGWLRPCLLNESGQIDLKTALRSGQTIEQLQQQVRELLHLKSEINFKERNPGTLGTYSRTMSQIGG, encoded by the coding sequence ATGAACCATATCAACTATTTACGTATTAGTTTAATAGATCGCTGTAATTTTCGTTGTGTCTACTGTATGCCAGATGATACGGAACTAAACTATATTCTCAAAAAACAACTGTTAACCAATGATGAACTATTAACCCTAATTAAAGATGTATTTATTCCTGTGGGATTCAACCGGTTTCGTTTAACTGGCGGTGAACCCCTACTCCGTCCCGGAGTGGTGGACTTGGTAAATAAAATTGCCCATCTCCCCCAAACCCAAGATTTATCCATGACCACCAATGGTTTTTTATTAGCCCCCCTAGCACAGGATCTCTATAATGCAGGACTAACCAGAATTAATATTAGTTTAGATTCCCTGAACCCCAATACCTTTAATTTAATTATCGGACATCATCGTCCTCAGGGTTGGGAACAAGTTTGGCATGGTATTCAATCCGCTGACAAGGTTGGATTTAATCCCTTAAAGTTAAACGTAGTGGTCATTCCAGGTGTCAATGACCATGAAATTCCCAGCCTAGCTGCTCTAACCCTGGACAATAACTGGCATGTTAGATTCATTGAGTTTATGCCCATTGGTAACAACACTCTATTTAGCGATCGCGGTTGGATATCTTCCGCACAGTTACGAGATCAGATTCGTCAGCGCTGGGGTTTGACAGAATCACAGGTTCATGGTAACGGACCTGCGGATGTATTTCAAATTCCCGGAGCCAAGGGAACCCTAGGTTTTATCAGTCAGATGTCTGAATGCTTTTGCGATCGCTGTAACCGGGTGCGTCTTTCCGCTGATGGTTGGTTGCGTCCTTGTTTATTGAATGAATCTGGACAAATAGACCTAAAAACAGCCCTGCGATCGGGTCAGACCATAGAGCAATTACAACAACAAGTAAGGGAGTTATTACACCTGAAGTCAGAAATTAACTTTAAAGAGAGGAATCCGGGTACACTTGGCACTTACAGTCGTACCATGTCCCAAATTGGGGGATAG
- a CDS encoding 4a-hydroxytetrahydrobiopterin dehydratase, translating into MTAHKLNEMEIAQALKSLPGWQVQGGKLSKEYQFRDFATALGWMVKVGVYADTLGHHPEWFNVYNKVVVNLATHDLGNVISNLDVELARKMEESF; encoded by the coding sequence ATGACAGCACACAAACTTAACGAAATGGAAATAGCCCAAGCTCTTAAAAGTTTGCCCGGATGGCAAGTTCAAGGGGGTAAGTTATCCAAGGAATATCAGTTTAGAGACTTTGCTACTGCTTTGGGTTGGATGGTCAAGGTGGGTGTTTATGCTGACACTCTAGGACACCATCCAGAATGGTTTAATGTTTATAACAAAGTAGTGGTTAATCTCGCTACTCATGATCTCGGTAATGTTATCAGTAATTTAGATGTGGAACTGGCACGAAAAATGGAAGAGAGTTTTTAG
- a CDS encoding transporter suffix domain-containing protein, with amino-acid sequence MQKFGLFLIVASFFPWVAIATVVPFLALSVGQKGLLVTALLVLGELLFWLGTVLLGKQVVQRYGKYLKRFMRFIWWRKIKKD; translated from the coding sequence ATGCAAAAGTTCGGCTTATTCCTAATCGTTGCTTCCTTTTTTCCCTGGGTGGCGATCGCCACAGTTGTGCCATTTTTAGCATTGTCGGTTGGGCAAAAAGGACTGTTAGTAACTGCACTATTAGTTTTAGGCGAACTTTTGTTTTGGCTAGGAACCGTATTGCTGGGTAAGCAAGTGGTTCAACGATATGGAAAGTACCTGAAGAGGTTTATGAGATTTATATGGTGGAGAAAAATCAAAAAGGATTAA
- the nadA gene encoding quinolinate synthase NadA — protein sequence MFTTTLTRTQSKPPLDLFTAIENLKTELNAVILAHYYQEPDIQDIADFIGDSLQLAKAAAKTSADVIVFAGVHFMAETAKILNPDKLVLLPDLNAGCSLADSCPPEKFAAFKAAHPDHIVISYINCSAEIKAMSDIICTSSNAVKIVQQIPKDQGIIFAPDRNLGKYVSQQTGRDMLLWRGSCIVHETFSEKKIVELKIAHPHAQAIAHPECESSVLRHADYIGSTAALLNYCQKSPAVEFIVATEPGIIHQMQKLAPGKHFIPAPAENNCNCNECPFMRLNTLEKLYLAMNNRTPEITMSEKIRVQALKPIQRMLEMSN from the coding sequence GTGTTTACAACCACACTAACTCGAACCCAGAGCAAACCACCCTTGGACTTATTTACTGCCATTGAGAATTTAAAAACTGAATTAAATGCAGTAATACTAGCTCACTACTATCAAGAACCAGATATACAGGATATAGCAGATTTTATTGGAGATTCTCTGCAACTAGCGAAAGCAGCAGCAAAAACCAGCGCGGATGTGATTGTATTTGCTGGTGTTCATTTTATGGCGGAAACGGCAAAAATCCTTAATCCTGATAAATTAGTGTTGTTACCAGACTTAAACGCTGGTTGTTCCCTCGCTGACAGTTGTCCTCCGGAAAAGTTTGCAGCATTTAAAGCCGCTCATCCAGATCATATAGTTATCTCCTATATTAACTGCTCCGCTGAAATAAAAGCTATGAGCGATATTATCTGTACCAGTTCCAACGCGGTCAAAATTGTTCAGCAAATACCTAAAGACCAAGGGATAATTTTTGCTCCTGATCGCAATCTGGGAAAATACGTAAGCCAACAAACAGGAAGGGATATGCTTTTATGGCGGGGTAGCTGTATTGTACATGAAACCTTCTCTGAAAAGAAAATAGTTGAGTTAAAAATTGCACATCCTCACGCCCAGGCGATCGCCCATCCAGAATGTGAGAGCAGTGTTTTGCGTCATGCTGATTATATTGGCTCTACTGCTGCGCTCCTCAATTATTGTCAAAAAAGCCCTGCTGTGGAGTTTATAGTTGCTACGGAGCCAGGAATTATCCATCAGATGCAAAAATTAGCACCGGGCAAACACTTTATCCCTGCTCCTGCTGAGAATAACTGTAATTGCAACGAGTGCCCATTTATGAGATTAAACACCTTAGAGAAGCTATATTTAGCTATGAACAACCGGACTCCAGAAATTACCATGTCAGAGAAAATTCGTGTTCAAGCATTAAAACCCATACAAAGGATGTTGGAAATGAGTAATTAA
- a CDS encoding phenylacetate--CoA ligase family protein — protein sequence MIMNLKTKKAIEQLEKFVSTPLEETLRQHEKTTHQEIATNLFKTVASTVPAYQSFLATHKINGETIQTLADFQKLPVICKENYISVYSLPELCEDGMLGGCDMIAASSGSTGKPTFWPRFFTDELQIATRFEQIFHDSFSADNKSTLAIVCFTLGTWVGGMFTTNCCRYLATKGYPITVITPGNNKTEILRVVEELGSNFEQVVLLGYPPFLKDVIDTGIANGLQWKQYKIKLVMAGEVFSEEWRSLVGERIGTEKLCYDFASMYGTADAGVLGNETPLSICIRRFLAANPAAAKALFGESRLPTLVQYDPCSRFFEVEDSQLIFSGNNGIPLIRYNILDHGGLITYEGMVKFLAEWGFDPVAELGKNRGIHQLPFVYVFGRSNFAVSYFGANIYPENVSVGLEQPIIREWVTGKFVLQVKEDQDQNRFLSVVVELAPGLEGSEEKIIEITNSILAQLLRLNSEFANYVPREYQRPQVELKATGDMEYFPTGVKHKYTRNL from the coding sequence ATGATTATGAACCTAAAAACGAAAAAAGCTATTGAACAACTAGAAAAATTCGTTTCTACTCCCCTAGAAGAAACACTGAGACAGCATGAAAAGACTACACATCAAGAAATAGCAACTAACCTATTTAAGACCGTAGCCAGCACCGTACCAGCTTATCAATCGTTTTTAGCGACACATAAGATCAACGGGGAAACAATTCAAACTTTGGCGGACTTCCAAAAATTACCGGTGATTTGTAAAGAAAATTATATTTCTGTTTACAGTTTGCCAGAACTATGTGAGGATGGCATGTTAGGAGGCTGTGATATGATCGCGGCCTCCTCTGGCTCAACGGGAAAACCCACATTTTGGCCCCGGTTCTTCACTGATGAATTGCAAATAGCCACCCGGTTTGAGCAGATTTTTCATGACAGTTTTAGTGCGGACAATAAAAGTACCTTAGCAATAGTTTGCTTTACCTTGGGAACATGGGTAGGGGGAATGTTCACAACTAATTGTTGTAGATATTTAGCAACTAAAGGTTATCCCATTACAGTAATCACACCTGGAAATAACAAAACCGAAATATTGCGAGTTGTAGAAGAATTAGGCAGTAATTTTGAACAAGTTGTATTATTGGGATATCCGCCATTTTTAAAAGATGTCATTGATACAGGAATCGCCAATGGGTTGCAGTGGAAACAATATAAAATTAAATTGGTAATGGCGGGGGAAGTATTTAGCGAAGAATGGCGAAGTTTAGTAGGTGAAAGGATAGGAACGGAAAAGTTATGCTATGATTTCGCCTCAATGTATGGAACAGCAGATGCAGGAGTTTTAGGAAACGAAACACCTTTAAGTATTTGTATTAGAAGATTTTTAGCAGCCAACCCAGCAGCAGCAAAAGCATTATTTGGTGAATCTCGGTTACCGACGTTGGTACAGTACGATCCTTGTAGTCGGTTTTTTGAGGTCGAAGATAGTCAACTCATATTTTCCGGTAACAATGGTATTCCCCTAATTAGATATAATATTTTAGATCATGGGGGTTTAATTACTTATGAAGGAATGGTTAAATTTTTAGCTGAGTGGGGTTTTGATCCGGTTGCTGAGTTAGGTAAAAATAGAGGAATACACCAATTACCATTCGTTTATGTTTTTGGACGTTCCAATTTTGCTGTTTCTTATTTTGGTGCAAATATTTATCCTGAAAATGTGAGTGTGGGATTAGAACAACCAATTATTAGAGAATGGGTAACGGGTAAGTTTGTGCTACAAGTAAAAGAAGATCAAGATCAAAATCGCTTTTTATCCGTGGTCGTGGAGTTAGCACCAGGGTTAGAGGGAAGTGAGGAGAAAATTATAGAGATCACTAATTCTATTCTTGCTCAATTGTTACGTTTAAATAGTGAGTTTGCAAATTATGTTCCTAGGGAATATCAAAGACCACAAGTAGAATTAAAAGCTACAGGTGATATGGAATATTTTCCCACGGGGGTAAAACATAAATATACTCGTAATTTATAA
- a CDS encoding M20 family metallopeptidase produces the protein MISTLPNSGTQNLPKVRLQIRALLPQLIEWRRKIHQKPELGFQEKLTAQFISHQLQSWGIEHQTGIAQTGIVATITGAKSATGKVLAIRADMDALPVQEENKVSYCSQRDGIMHACGHDGHTAIALGTAYYLQKHRQDFSGQVKIIFQPAEEGPGGAKPMIDAGVLKNPDVDAIIGLHLWNDLLVGTVGVRPGPFMAAVDFFNCTILGRGGHGALPHQTIDSVVVGAQIVSALQTIVARNVNPLDSAVVTIGELHAGTRMNVIADTARMSGSVRYFNGQLAEFFKQRITEIIRGICESHGANYELEYTHLYPPVINDGGMAQLVRKVAEQVVETPGNIIPECQIMGSEDMSFFLQEVPGCYFFLGSANPEKQLNYPHHHPRFDFDEVALAMGVEIFVRCVENFLIPQN, from the coding sequence ATGATTTCTACTCTCCCTAATTCTGGTACTCAAAATCTACCTAAGGTACGCTTACAAATCCGTGCACTGTTACCACAACTGATAGAATGGAGACGTAAAATACATCAAAAACCAGAATTAGGGTTTCAAGAAAAACTAACCGCTCAGTTTATTTCTCATCAGTTACAATCCTGGGGAATAGAGCATCAAACCGGTATTGCCCAAACTGGTATTGTGGCTACAATCACAGGAGCAAAATCCGCCACTGGTAAGGTTTTAGCCATTCGTGCTGACATGGACGCTTTGCCAGTTCAAGAAGAGAATAAGGTATCCTACTGTTCCCAACGGGATGGAATAATGCACGCCTGTGGACATGATGGACATACTGCGATCGCATTGGGAACAGCATATTACCTACAAAAACACCGTCAAGACTTTAGTGGTCAGGTAAAAATCATCTTTCAACCAGCAGAAGAAGGACCTGGTGGAGCTAAACCAATGATTGATGCGGGAGTATTAAAAAATCCCGATGTGGATGCTATTATTGGTCTCCACTTATGGAATGATCTGTTGGTGGGCACTGTGGGAGTGCGTCCAGGTCCTTTTATGGCGGCGGTGGACTTTTTTAACTGTACAATTTTAGGTAGGGGTGGACATGGAGCTTTACCTCATCAGACCATTGATTCGGTTGTGGTTGGAGCTCAGATTGTGAGTGCTTTACAAACTATTGTAGCTCGGAATGTCAACCCCCTGGATTCAGCAGTGGTGACCATTGGTGAACTTCATGCTGGTACAAGGATGAACGTAATTGCTGATACTGCGAGAATGAGCGGGTCAGTGAGGTATTTTAATGGTCAATTGGCAGAATTTTTCAAGCAGAGAATCACGGAAATTATCCGGGGGATTTGTGAAAGTCATGGGGCTAATTACGAGTTAGAATATACACATCTTTATCCCCCGGTAATCAATGATGGGGGGATGGCACAATTGGTGAGAAAAGTAGCAGAACAAGTGGTAGAAACACCTGGGAATATTATCCCTGAATGTCAAATTATGGGTAGTGAGGATATGTCATTTTTCTTGCAAGAAGTTCCAGGTTGTTATTTCTTTTTAGGTTCTGCTAATCCTGAAAAACAGTTAAACTATCCCCATCACCATCCGCGCTTTGACTTTGATGAAGTAGCTTTAGCAATGGGGGTAGAAATCTTTGTGAGATGCGTGGAAAACTTCTTAATACCGCAAAATTAA
- a CDS encoding serine/threonine-protein kinase, producing the protein MPSPINLGTILQNRYHIIRLLGQGGFGRTYLAEDQGRFNELCAIKELVILEPDSYEGKKAQELFDREASILYQIDHPQIPKFREKFAQDQRLFLVQDFVGGKTYHTILNERRTQGQSFTQAEVLYLLQSLLPVLEYIHKANIIHRDISPDNLILRSTDQKPVLIDFGVVKEVATRLSASSVHQATTVGKPGYSPMEQIQTGKAYPNSDLYALAVTAIVLLTGKEPADLFDETTFIWKWQHWVQVSPKFAQVVNRMLSRMPGDRYQTAKEVLLDLTNLEVSSPLNPRDPNLSYLPTVAISHPSPTPTNSPEPVISPHTNSSILDNTLSMVAIGGFVVILAGFSSWSLVNYLRGQRLSPPLSTAPQNFDSPVIPRSTPNSTFTPTPSKTEPRNLAWDSSNNANEEGIIKFGEVIEYSFRGSPGQKLTVAVNEESGVLLTILTADGEPLSTDAQQVTSYEGVLTSRGRLTIQLNLSTTVSESNYSLSVALENPIKRAPIPPRNTIPPRTTIPTPLETPIPTPTTTPIPTETPVPTLTPAPLEDPIPTPTTTPIPTETPIPTEEPTIVPTISEDRV; encoded by the coding sequence ATGCCATCACCCATTAACCTTGGAACTATTCTCCAAAATCGCTACCATATTATTCGTCTTTTGGGACAGGGGGGATTTGGTAGAACCTATCTAGCAGAAGACCAAGGACGTTTTAACGAACTTTGCGCTATCAAGGAATTGGTTATTTTAGAACCAGATTCATACGAGGGTAAAAAAGCTCAAGAATTGTTTGATCGGGAAGCATCCATACTATATCAAATTGATCACCCCCAAATTCCTAAGTTCCGAGAAAAATTTGCCCAAGACCAACGGTTGTTCCTAGTACAGGATTTCGTGGGAGGGAAAACCTACCATACCATCTTAAATGAACGTCGTACTCAAGGTCAAAGTTTTACTCAAGCAGAGGTACTATATTTATTACAATCTTTATTACCGGTTTTAGAGTATATTCACAAAGCCAATATTATTCACCGGGATATTTCCCCCGATAATTTAATCTTGCGCAGCACAGACCAAAAACCTGTATTGATTGATTTTGGTGTTGTTAAAGAAGTAGCAACCAGGTTATCAGCTTCCTCAGTTCATCAGGCTACTACAGTGGGTAAACCCGGATATTCCCCCATGGAACAAATCCAAACTGGAAAGGCTTATCCTAATAGTGATTTGTATGCACTAGCTGTTACAGCTATAGTTCTCCTCACCGGAAAAGAACCAGCAGATCTATTTGATGAAACTACTTTTATTTGGAAATGGCAGCACTGGGTACAAGTTAGTCCCAAGTTCGCTCAGGTGGTAAATCGCATGCTAAGTCGTATGCCAGGCGATCGCTATCAAACTGCTAAGGAAGTTCTTCTTGATTTAACTAATTTAGAAGTCTCAAGTCCCTTAAACCCTCGGGATCCTAATCTATCCTATTTACCCACCGTTGCTATTAGTCATCCATCTCCCACCCCAACTAACTCACCTGAACCAGTAATATCACCTCATACTAATAGTTCTATTTTAGACAATACTTTGTCCATGGTGGCCATTGGTGGTTTTGTAGTTATTTTGGCGGGATTTAGTTCCTGGTCCCTAGTTAATTACCTTCGTGGTCAAAGGTTATCTCCCCCGTTATCCACCGCACCCCAGAATTTTGATTCTCCTGTAATTCCCAGATCTACCCCCAATTCCACATTTACACCCACACCTAGCAAAACGGAACCACGGAATTTAGCATGGGATTCATCTAATAATGCTAATGAAGAAGGAATAATCAAATTTGGGGAAGTAATTGAATACAGTTTTAGAGGTAGTCCAGGACAAAAGCTCACCGTAGCAGTTAATGAGGAAAGTGGCGTTTTATTAACTATTCTTACTGCTGACGGTGAACCCCTTAGCACCGATGCTCAACAAGTGACTAGCTATGAAGGAGTCTTGACAAGTAGGGGTAGATTAACTATTCAACTGAATTTGTCTACAACAGTCTCTGAAAGTAACTATAGTTTATCTGTCGCTTTAGAAAATCCCATTAAACGAGCTCCTATTCCTCCTAGAAATACCATTCCTCCCAGAACTACCATTCCTACCCCCCTGGAAACTCCTATTCCCACCCCTACAACCACACCTATTCCTACGGAAACTCCCGTTCCTACCCTAACCCCCGCTCCCTTGGAAGATCCTATTCCCACCCCTACAACCACACCTATTCCTACGGAAACTCCCATTCCCACAGAAGAACCAACAATTGTGCCAACTATTAGTGAGGATAGAGTTTAA
- the ychF gene encoding redox-regulated ATPase YchF has product MLKAGIVGLPNVGKSTLFNAVVANAKAEAANFPFCTIEPNVGVVAVPDDRLNVLAKLASSEQIIPARVEFVDIAGLVKGASQGEGLGNQFLSHIREVDAIVHVVRCFENDDIIHVSGSVDPVRDIDIINLELGLSDLAQIERRIERSRKLARTSKDAQFEITVLDKLVAALNEGKLVRQVSLTPEEAGVIKNLGLLTSKPIIYAANVAEDDLATGNDFVEKVRAVAAQENAQVVIVSAQVEAELVELPDADKFDFLASLGVQEGGLKSLIRATYALLGLRTYFTSGPKETRAWTIHAGMSAPQAAGVIHSDFERGFIRAETVAYDDLVTHGSINAAKEKGLVRSEGKEYIVQEGDVMLFRFNV; this is encoded by the coding sequence ATGCTAAAAGCTGGAATAGTTGGACTTCCCAACGTCGGAAAATCAACTCTATTTAACGCTGTAGTCGCTAACGCTAAAGCGGAAGCTGCTAACTTTCCATTTTGCACCATAGAACCGAATGTAGGCGTTGTTGCAGTACCGGATGATCGGTTAAACGTCCTGGCCAAACTGGCCAGCTCTGAACAAATTATACCTGCACGGGTTGAATTTGTGGATATTGCTGGTCTGGTGAAGGGTGCTAGTCAGGGTGAAGGGTTGGGAAATCAATTTTTGTCTCACATCCGGGAAGTGGATGCTATAGTGCATGTGGTCCGTTGTTTTGAAAATGATGATATTATTCACGTTAGTGGTTCGGTGGATCCAGTACGGGATATTGACATTATTAATTTGGAACTAGGTTTGTCAGATCTAGCTCAAATTGAAAGACGCATAGAAAGATCACGCAAGCTGGCACGGACTAGTAAAGATGCACAATTTGAAATTACGGTTTTAGACAAATTAGTAGCAGCTCTCAACGAAGGTAAATTGGTTCGTCAAGTCAGTTTAACTCCAGAAGAAGCTGGGGTGATTAAAAACCTAGGACTGCTGACTAGTAAACCGATTATCTATGCTGCTAATGTAGCTGAGGATGACTTAGCTACAGGTAATGACTTTGTGGAGAAGGTACGAGCAGTTGCAGCACAGGAAAATGCTCAAGTGGTAATAGTCTCCGCTCAGGTGGAAGCTGAGTTAGTGGAATTACCTGATGCAGATAAGTTTGACTTTTTAGCATCTTTAGGTGTGCAAGAGGGTGGTCTCAAATCTTTGATTCGTGCTACCTATGCTCTTTTAGGTCTACGGACATATTTCACCTCTGGACCCAAGGAGACCCGCGCTTGGACTATTCATGCAGGAATGTCCGCACCTCAAGCAGCGGGTGTCATTCACTCTGATTTTGAGCGGGGATTTATTCGCGCAGAAACCGTTGCTTATGATGATCTGGTTACCCATGGATCTATAAATGCTGCTAAGGAAAAGGGTCTGGTCAGAAGTGAGGGTAAGGAATACATTGTGCAAGAGGGAGATGTGATGTTATTCCGATTTAATGTTTAG
- a CDS encoding DNA double-strand break repair nuclease NurA yields MLDLTKLAGQMQGLSQHLCSEVAESNRKLELAKENLKKACECQEEIVKRQEKWRDRITFANATPIEPLDTCIQISTPPKVHTIIATDGSQIAPNHHEIAYCYLLNIGRVVLYYGQNRHPLLDSLPEIFYREEDLYIARQWGLKTEEWMSHCRTASEITVLSDLACSIKNEHPSLAMVDGSLIYWFLEQLPLEARDQILPPILEAWGKLRQAGIPIVGYLSAARNNEAKNLLRLLNCPYPVPDCINYCPDQLDYVPCKKFEGLRDTTLWATQLQPGQRSALWRSNSRILQLYDDQVIYFCYLHVGTEIARIEFPAWVVNDPRMIDQALGLVLAQIQKGYGYPVAIAEAHNQAVVRSGDRNHFFALLEREMIKAGIKNVSISYKEARKRGSIA; encoded by the coding sequence ATGTTAGATTTAACAAAACTAGCTGGGCAAATGCAGGGTTTAAGCCAGCACCTTTGCTCTGAAGTAGCTGAAAGTAACCGTAAGTTGGAATTAGCAAAGGAAAATTTAAAAAAGGCTTGCGAGTGTCAAGAAGAAATAGTCAAGCGTCAGGAAAAATGGCGCGATCGCATTACTTTTGCCAATGCTACACCCATAGAACCTCTAGACACCTGTATTCAAATTTCTACTCCCCCCAAAGTACATACTATAATTGCCACGGATGGTTCTCAAATTGCTCCTAACCATCATGAAATTGCCTATTGCTACTTACTAAATATAGGGAGAGTGGTTTTATATTATGGACAAAATCGTCATCCCCTGCTAGACAGTTTACCAGAGATATTTTACCGAGAAGAAGACCTATATATTGCTCGTCAATGGGGTTTAAAAACCGAAGAATGGATGAGTCATTGCCGAACTGCTTCGGAAATTACGGTACTATCTGACCTAGCCTGTAGCATAAAAAACGAGCATCCCTCTCTAGCGATGGTAGATGGCTCTCTAATATATTGGTTTTTAGAACAGCTACCACTAGAAGCCAGAGATCAAATTTTACCACCTATCTTAGAAGCTTGGGGAAAGTTACGTCAAGCAGGAATCCCCATAGTTGGATATCTAAGTGCAGCTCGTAACAACGAAGCGAAAAATCTATTGCGTTTATTAAACTGTCCCTATCCCGTTCCTGACTGTATTAACTATTGTCCAGACCAACTAGATTACGTTCCCTGTAAAAAATTTGAAGGTTTGCGAGACACCACATTATGGGCCACCCAACTCCAACCTGGTCAAAGGAGCGCATTGTGGCGAAGCAATTCCCGGATTCTACAATTATATGATGATCAAGTCATTTACTTTTGTTATTTGCATGTAGGCACAGAAATCGCCAGAATTGAGTTTCCAGCATGGGTAGTCAATGACCCTCGGATGATAGATCAAGCTCTGGGACTCGTATTGGCACAAATACAAAAGGGGTATGGCTATCCAGTAGCGATCGCGGAAGCACATAATCAAGCAGTAGTTAGAAGTGGGGATAGAAATCACTTCTTCGCCCTTTTAGAAAGGGAGATGATTAAAGCGGGAATTAAAAATGTTAGTATTTCCTATAAAGAAGCCAGGAAGAGGGGGAGTATTGCTTAA
- a CDS encoding HAD family hydrolase: MTVNHPTILALDFDGVICDGLLEYFEVAWRTYCQFCPSQEEIIPDDLALRFYRLRPVIETGWEMPILIKAIIDGFSDDQILQDWPKIVLEILKTSHLSSQEVGKKLDGLRDQWISTDLDGWLGLHRFYPGVIERLKVTIDSEVELFIVTTKEGRFVKQLLEQEGVNLPEKAIFGKEVKLPKYEILRKLIPATEHQPARLWFVEDRLKTLQLVQQQSDLDKVGLFLADWGYNTQSEREAGQNDPRIQLLPLSRFVQDFSKWLISSS, translated from the coding sequence ATGACAGTAAATCATCCTACAATTTTAGCCCTGGACTTTGATGGAGTCATTTGTGACGGACTCCTTGAATACTTTGAGGTGGCCTGGCGCACCTACTGCCAATTTTGTCCATCCCAGGAAGAAATAATACCGGATGATTTAGCTTTGAGATTTTATCGTCTCCGTCCTGTGATTGAAACCGGTTGGGAAATGCCCATTTTGATTAAAGCTATAATTGATGGTTTTTCTGATGATCAGATCCTACAAGACTGGCCAAAAATTGTCCTAGAGATCTTAAAAACATCCCATTTATCATCTCAGGAAGTTGGTAAGAAACTGGATGGTTTGCGTGACCAGTGGATATCCACAGATTTAGACGGGTGGTTGGGATTACATAGATTTTATCCAGGAGTGATAGAACGATTAAAGGTTACCATTGATAGTGAAGTGGAATTATTCATTGTTACCACTAAAGAGGGACGTTTTGTCAAGCAATTGTTAGAACAAGAGGGGGTTAATTTACCAGAAAAGGCAATTTTTGGTAAAGAAGTAAAACTTCCTAAATACGAAATTTTACGAAAATTAATTCCTGCAACAGAACATCAACCAGCAAGATTATGGTTTGTGGAAGATAGATTGAAAACTCTACAACTGGTTCAACAACAATCGGATTTAGACAAGGTGGGGCTTTTTTTAGCAGATTGGGGTTATAATACCCAATCAGAAAGAGAAGCTGGACAAAATGACCCGCGCATTCAGTTGCTCCCACTTTCTCGCTTTGTGCAAGATTTTTCTAAGTGGTTAATATCCAGTTCCTGA